A single region of the Tursiops truncatus isolate mTurTru1 chromosome 18, mTurTru1.mat.Y, whole genome shotgun sequence genome encodes:
- the NUP58 gene encoding nucleoporin p58/p45 isoform X7: MSTGFSFGSSTLGSSTVAASGSGTGGGFSFGTAASSSPSVGLSLGSLGSTAAPVTAPAPSAGFGAGLFGSKPATGFTLGGTNTGPPATTSASTAGFSLGFSKPAASATPFALPITSASAGGLTLSSALTSTPAGLGQNALGLSLGTAAATSAAGNEGLGGIDFSSSSDKKSDKTGTRPEDSKALKDETLPSVICQDVDNLQKFVKEQKQVQEEISRMSSKAMLKVQEDIKALKQLLSLAASGLQRNTLNIDKLKIETAQELKNAEIALRTQKTPPGLQHENTAPADYFRILVQQFEVQLQQYRQQIEELENHLATQANNSHITPQDLSMAMQKIYQTFVALAAQLQSIHENVKVLKEQYLGYRKMFLGDAVDVFEARRAEAKKWQNAPRVTTGPTPFSNMPNAAAVAMAATLTQQQQPATGPQPSLGVSFGAPFGSGIGTGLQSSGLGSSNLGGFGASSGFGCSTTGASTFGLGTTNKPSGSLSAGFGSSSTSGFNFSSPGITASAGLTFGVSNPASAGFGTGGQLLQLKKPPAGNKRGKR, encoded by the exons ATGTCCACGGGGTTCTCCTTCGGGAGCAGCACGCTGGGCTCCTCCACCGTGGCCGCCAGCGGGAGCGGCACGGGAGGCGGTTTCTCCTTCGGGACCGCGGCGTCTAG CAGCCCTTCTGTGGGGCTCAGTCTTGGGAGCCTCGGGAGCACGGCAGCTCCAGTGACAGCACCTGCTCCTTCTGCTGGCTTCGGAGCCGGGCTCTTTGGATCTAAGCCTGCCACTGGGTTCACTCTAGGAGGAACGAACACAG GCCCACCGGCCACCACCTCTGCGTCCACGGCAGGCTTCAGCTTAGGCTTCAGTAAACCCGCGGCGTCCGCCACACCGTTTGCGCTGCCCATCACGTCTGCCTCGGCTGGCGGTCTCACGCTCTCGTCCGCTCTGACGTCGACTCCTGCAG GACTTGGACAAAATGCTTTAGGTCTGTCTCTGGGAACTGCAGCAGCTACTTCAGCTGCTGGCAACGAAGGCCTTGGAGGCATAGATTTTAGCAGCTCATCGGATAAAAAGA GTGATAAAACGGGGACAAGACCAGA GGATAGTAAAGCACTGAAGGATGAGACTCTACCTTCTGTCATCTGCCAGGACGTGGACAACCTGCA gaaattTGTGAAGGAACAAAAACAAGTCCAAGAAGAAATTAGTAGAATGTCTTCAAAAGCAATGCTTAAAGTGCAGGAAGATATTAAAGCTCTGAAGCAGCTTTTGTCATTGGCTGCCAGTGGATTACAGAGGAACACTCTCAATATTGACAAATTGAAAATAGAAACTGCTCAG GAGTTAAAAAATGCTGAAATAGCTTTAAGAACCCAGAAAACACCACCTGGACTCCAACATGAGAATACAGCTCCTGCTGA CTACTTCAGAATCCTGGTTCAGCAGTTTGAGGTGCAGCTCCAGCAGTACAGACAACAGATTGAAGAACTGGAAAACCATCTTGCCACCCAAGCGAACAATTCACACATCACCCCTCAAG ATTTGTCAATGGCTATGCAGAAAATTTATCAAACATTTGTAGCTTTAGCTGCACAACTTCAGTCTATTCATGAAAATGTGAAG GTGCTCAAAGAACAGTACCTTGGCTACAGGAAAATGTTCTTGGGAGATGCTGTGGATGTGTTTGAAGCCAGGCGAGCAGAAGCCAAGAAGTGGCAGAATGCGCCCAGAGTCACTACGGGACCCACCCCTTTCAGCAACATGCCAAACGCAGCAGCCGTTGCCATGGCTGCAACACTTACACAGCAGCAACAGCCTGCTACAG GGCCACAGCCATCTCTGGGAGTTAGTTTTGGAGCGCCATTCGGCTCAGGTATTGGCACTGGCTTGCAGTCAAGTGGCCTAGGTTCTTCAAACCTTGGAG GCTTTGGAGCTAGCTCTGGTTTTGGATGCAGCACCACAGGGGCCTCCACATTTGGACTTGGAACAACAAATAAACCCTCAGGAAGTCTTAGTGCAG GCTTTGGCAGCTCAAGTACATCTGGGTTTAACTTCAGCAGTCCTGGCATCACGGCGTCAGCTGGTTTGACATTTGGGGTGTCCAATCCTGCCTCTGCAGGCTTTGGAACAGGAGGACAACTCCTTCAGCTGAAGAAGCCTCCAGCtggaaacaaaagaggaaaaagataa
- the NUP58 gene encoding nucleoporin p58/p45 isoform X2 → MSTGFSFGSSTLGSSTVAASGSGTGGGFSFGTAASSPSVGLSLGSLGSTAAPVTAPAPSAGFGAGLFGSKPATGFTLGGTNTGPPATTSASTAGFSLGFSKPAASATPFALPITSASAGGLTLSSALTSTPAASTGFTLSSLSGTAAAATTAPAGLSLGGALTGLGGPLFQSASTAASGLGQNALGLSLGTAAATSAAGNEGLGGIDFSSSSDKKSDKTGTRPEDSKALKDETLPSVICQDVDNLQKFVKEQKQVQEEISRMSSKAMLKVQEDIKALKQLLSLAASGLQRNTLNIDKLKIETAQELKNAEIALRTQKTPPGLQHENTAPADYFRILVQQFEVQLQQYRQQIEELENHLATQANNSHITPQDLSMAMQKIYQTFVALAAQLQSIHENVKVLKEQYLGYRKMFLGDAVDVFEARRAEAKKWQNAPRVTTGPTPFSNMPNAAAVAMAATLTQQQQPATGPQPSLGVSFGAPFGSGIGTGLQSSGLGSSNLGGFGASSGFGCSTTGASTFGLGTTNKPSGSLSAGFGSSSTSGFNFSSPGITASAGLTFGVSNPASAGFGTGGQLLQLKKPPAGNKRGKR, encoded by the exons ATGTCCACGGGGTTCTCCTTCGGGAGCAGCACGCTGGGCTCCTCCACCGTGGCCGCCAGCGGGAGCGGCACGGGAGGCGGTTTCTCCTTCGGGACCGCGGCGTCTAG CCCTTCTGTGGGGCTCAGTCTTGGGAGCCTCGGGAGCACGGCAGCTCCAGTGACAGCACCTGCTCCTTCTGCTGGCTTCGGAGCCGGGCTCTTTGGATCTAAGCCTGCCACTGGGTTCACTCTAGGAGGAACGAACACAG GCCCACCGGCCACCACCTCTGCGTCCACGGCAGGCTTCAGCTTAGGCTTCAGTAAACCCGCGGCGTCCGCCACACCGTTTGCGCTGCCCATCACGTCTGCCTCGGCTGGCGGTCTCACGCTCTCGTCCGCTCTGACGTCGACTCCTGCAG CGTCCACAGGATTCACTCTGAGCAGCCTGAGTGGGACGGCAGCTGCAGccaccactgcaccagcaggccTCTCTTTAGGGGGAGCCTTGACGGGTTTGGGAGGGCCGCTTTTCCAAAGCGCAAGCACGGCAGCATCAG GACTTGGACAAAATGCTTTAGGTCTGTCTCTGGGAACTGCAGCAGCTACTTCAGCTGCTGGCAACGAAGGCCTTGGAGGCATAGATTTTAGCAGCTCATCGGATAAAAAGA GTGATAAAACGGGGACAAGACCAGA GGATAGTAAAGCACTGAAGGATGAGACTCTACCTTCTGTCATCTGCCAGGACGTGGACAACCTGCA gaaattTGTGAAGGAACAAAAACAAGTCCAAGAAGAAATTAGTAGAATGTCTTCAAAAGCAATGCTTAAAGTGCAGGAAGATATTAAAGCTCTGAAGCAGCTTTTGTCATTGGCTGCCAGTGGATTACAGAGGAACACTCTCAATATTGACAAATTGAAAATAGAAACTGCTCAG GAGTTAAAAAATGCTGAAATAGCTTTAAGAACCCAGAAAACACCACCTGGACTCCAACATGAGAATACAGCTCCTGCTGA CTACTTCAGAATCCTGGTTCAGCAGTTTGAGGTGCAGCTCCAGCAGTACAGACAACAGATTGAAGAACTGGAAAACCATCTTGCCACCCAAGCGAACAATTCACACATCACCCCTCAAG ATTTGTCAATGGCTATGCAGAAAATTTATCAAACATTTGTAGCTTTAGCTGCACAACTTCAGTCTATTCATGAAAATGTGAAG GTGCTCAAAGAACAGTACCTTGGCTACAGGAAAATGTTCTTGGGAGATGCTGTGGATGTGTTTGAAGCCAGGCGAGCAGAAGCCAAGAAGTGGCAGAATGCGCCCAGAGTCACTACGGGACCCACCCCTTTCAGCAACATGCCAAACGCAGCAGCCGTTGCCATGGCTGCAACACTTACACAGCAGCAACAGCCTGCTACAG GGCCACAGCCATCTCTGGGAGTTAGTTTTGGAGCGCCATTCGGCTCAGGTATTGGCACTGGCTTGCAGTCAAGTGGCCTAGGTTCTTCAAACCTTGGAG GCTTTGGAGCTAGCTCTGGTTTTGGATGCAGCACCACAGGGGCCTCCACATTTGGACTTGGAACAACAAATAAACCCTCAGGAAGTCTTAGTGCAG GCTTTGGCAGCTCAAGTACATCTGGGTTTAACTTCAGCAGTCCTGGCATCACGGCGTCAGCTGGTTTGACATTTGGGGTGTCCAATCCTGCCTCTGCAGGCTTTGGAACAGGAGGACAACTCCTTCAGCTGAAGAAGCCTCCAGCtggaaacaaaagaggaaaaagataa
- the NUP58 gene encoding nucleoporin p58/p45 isoform X8 produces MSTGFSFGSSTLGSSTVAASGSGTGGGFSFGTAASSSPSVGLSLGSLGSTAAPVTAPAPSAGFGAGLFGSKPATGFTLGGTNTGFSLGFSKPAASATPFALPITSASAGGLTLSSALTSTPAGLGQNALGLSLGTAAATSAAGNEGLGGIDFSSSSDKKSDKTGTRPEDSKALKDETLPSVICQDVDNLQKFVKEQKQVQEEISRMSSKAMLKVQEDIKALKQLLSLAASGLQRNTLNIDKLKIETAQELKNAEIALRTQKTPPGLQHENTAPADYFRILVQQFEVQLQQYRQQIEELENHLATQANNSHITPQDLSMAMQKIYQTFVALAAQLQSIHENVKVLKEQYLGYRKMFLGDAVDVFEARRAEAKKWQNAPRVTTGPTPFSNMPNAAAVAMAATLTQQQQPATGPQPSLGVSFGAPFGSGIGTGLQSSGLGSSNLGGFGASSGFGCSTTGASTFGLGTTNKPSGSLSAGFGSSSTSGFNFSSPGITASAGLTFGVSNPASAGFGTGGQLLQLKKPPAGNKRGKR; encoded by the exons ATGTCCACGGGGTTCTCCTTCGGGAGCAGCACGCTGGGCTCCTCCACCGTGGCCGCCAGCGGGAGCGGCACGGGAGGCGGTTTCTCCTTCGGGACCGCGGCGTCTAG CAGCCCTTCTGTGGGGCTCAGTCTTGGGAGCCTCGGGAGCACGGCAGCTCCAGTGACAGCACCTGCTCCTTCTGCTGGCTTCGGAGCCGGGCTCTTTGGATCTAAGCCTGCCACTGGGTTCACTCTAGGAGGAACGAACACAG GCTTCAGCTTAGGCTTCAGTAAACCCGCGGCGTCCGCCACACCGTTTGCGCTGCCCATCACGTCTGCCTCGGCTGGCGGTCTCACGCTCTCGTCCGCTCTGACGTCGACTCCTGCAG GACTTGGACAAAATGCTTTAGGTCTGTCTCTGGGAACTGCAGCAGCTACTTCAGCTGCTGGCAACGAAGGCCTTGGAGGCATAGATTTTAGCAGCTCATCGGATAAAAAGA GTGATAAAACGGGGACAAGACCAGA GGATAGTAAAGCACTGAAGGATGAGACTCTACCTTCTGTCATCTGCCAGGACGTGGACAACCTGCA gaaattTGTGAAGGAACAAAAACAAGTCCAAGAAGAAATTAGTAGAATGTCTTCAAAAGCAATGCTTAAAGTGCAGGAAGATATTAAAGCTCTGAAGCAGCTTTTGTCATTGGCTGCCAGTGGATTACAGAGGAACACTCTCAATATTGACAAATTGAAAATAGAAACTGCTCAG GAGTTAAAAAATGCTGAAATAGCTTTAAGAACCCAGAAAACACCACCTGGACTCCAACATGAGAATACAGCTCCTGCTGA CTACTTCAGAATCCTGGTTCAGCAGTTTGAGGTGCAGCTCCAGCAGTACAGACAACAGATTGAAGAACTGGAAAACCATCTTGCCACCCAAGCGAACAATTCACACATCACCCCTCAAG ATTTGTCAATGGCTATGCAGAAAATTTATCAAACATTTGTAGCTTTAGCTGCACAACTTCAGTCTATTCATGAAAATGTGAAG GTGCTCAAAGAACAGTACCTTGGCTACAGGAAAATGTTCTTGGGAGATGCTGTGGATGTGTTTGAAGCCAGGCGAGCAGAAGCCAAGAAGTGGCAGAATGCGCCCAGAGTCACTACGGGACCCACCCCTTTCAGCAACATGCCAAACGCAGCAGCCGTTGCCATGGCTGCAACACTTACACAGCAGCAACAGCCTGCTACAG GGCCACAGCCATCTCTGGGAGTTAGTTTTGGAGCGCCATTCGGCTCAGGTATTGGCACTGGCTTGCAGTCAAGTGGCCTAGGTTCTTCAAACCTTGGAG GCTTTGGAGCTAGCTCTGGTTTTGGATGCAGCACCACAGGGGCCTCCACATTTGGACTTGGAACAACAAATAAACCCTCAGGAAGTCTTAGTGCAG GCTTTGGCAGCTCAAGTACATCTGGGTTTAACTTCAGCAGTCCTGGCATCACGGCGTCAGCTGGTTTGACATTTGGGGTGTCCAATCCTGCCTCTGCAGGCTTTGGAACAGGAGGACAACTCCTTCAGCTGAAGAAGCCTCCAGCtggaaacaaaagaggaaaaagataa
- the NUP58 gene encoding nucleoporin p58/p45 isoform X10 produces the protein MSTGFSFGSSTLGSSTVAASGSGTGGGFSFGTAASSSPSVGLSLGSLGSTAAPVTAPAPSAGFGAGLFGSKPATGFTLGGTNTGIATAVTTGLTPSPPATTSASTAGFSLGFSKPAASATPFALPITSASAGGLTLSSALTSTPAASTGFTLSSLSGTAAAATTAPAGLSLGGALTGLGGPLFQSASTAASGLGQNALGLSLGTAAATSAAGNEGLGGIDFSSSSDKKSDKTGTRPEDSKALKDETLPSVICQDVDNLQKFVKEQKQVQEEISRMSSKAMLKVQEDIKALKQLLSLAASGLQRNTLNIDKLKIETAQELKNAEIALRTQKTPPGLQHENTAPADYFRILVQQFEVQLQQYRQQIEELENHLATQANNSHITPQDLSMAMQKIYQTFVALAAQLQSIHENVKVLKEQYLGYRKMFLGDAVDVFEARRAEAKKWQNAPRVTTGPTPFSNMPNAAAVAMAATLTQQQQPATGPQPSLGVSFGAPFGSGIGTGLQSSGLGSSNLGGFGASSGFGCSTTGASTFGLGTTNKPSGSLSAGNKSRVLTGFRKPSVIETNELGRKIQF, from the exons ATGTCCACGGGGTTCTCCTTCGGGAGCAGCACGCTGGGCTCCTCCACCGTGGCCGCCAGCGGGAGCGGCACGGGAGGCGGTTTCTCCTTCGGGACCGCGGCGTCTAG CAGCCCTTCTGTGGGGCTCAGTCTTGGGAGCCTCGGGAGCACGGCAGCTCCAGTGACAGCACCTGCTCCTTCTGCTGGCTTCGGAGCCGGGCTCTTTGGATCTAAGCCTGCCACTGGGTTCACTCTAGGAGGAACGAACACAG GAATAGCAACAGCTGTAACTACAGGATTAACTCCGA GCCCACCGGCCACCACCTCTGCGTCCACGGCAGGCTTCAGCTTAGGCTTCAGTAAACCCGCGGCGTCCGCCACACCGTTTGCGCTGCCCATCACGTCTGCCTCGGCTGGCGGTCTCACGCTCTCGTCCGCTCTGACGTCGACTCCTGCAG CGTCCACAGGATTCACTCTGAGCAGCCTGAGTGGGACGGCAGCTGCAGccaccactgcaccagcaggccTCTCTTTAGGGGGAGCCTTGACGGGTTTGGGAGGGCCGCTTTTCCAAAGCGCAAGCACGGCAGCATCAG GACTTGGACAAAATGCTTTAGGTCTGTCTCTGGGAACTGCAGCAGCTACTTCAGCTGCTGGCAACGAAGGCCTTGGAGGCATAGATTTTAGCAGCTCATCGGATAAAAAGA GTGATAAAACGGGGACAAGACCAGA GGATAGTAAAGCACTGAAGGATGAGACTCTACCTTCTGTCATCTGCCAGGACGTGGACAACCTGCA gaaattTGTGAAGGAACAAAAACAAGTCCAAGAAGAAATTAGTAGAATGTCTTCAAAAGCAATGCTTAAAGTGCAGGAAGATATTAAAGCTCTGAAGCAGCTTTTGTCATTGGCTGCCAGTGGATTACAGAGGAACACTCTCAATATTGACAAATTGAAAATAGAAACTGCTCAG GAGTTAAAAAATGCTGAAATAGCTTTAAGAACCCAGAAAACACCACCTGGACTCCAACATGAGAATACAGCTCCTGCTGA CTACTTCAGAATCCTGGTTCAGCAGTTTGAGGTGCAGCTCCAGCAGTACAGACAACAGATTGAAGAACTGGAAAACCATCTTGCCACCCAAGCGAACAATTCACACATCACCCCTCAAG ATTTGTCAATGGCTATGCAGAAAATTTATCAAACATTTGTAGCTTTAGCTGCACAACTTCAGTCTATTCATGAAAATGTGAAG GTGCTCAAAGAACAGTACCTTGGCTACAGGAAAATGTTCTTGGGAGATGCTGTGGATGTGTTTGAAGCCAGGCGAGCAGAAGCCAAGAAGTGGCAGAATGCGCCCAGAGTCACTACGGGACCCACCCCTTTCAGCAACATGCCAAACGCAGCAGCCGTTGCCATGGCTGCAACACTTACACAGCAGCAACAGCCTGCTACAG GGCCACAGCCATCTCTGGGAGTTAGTTTTGGAGCGCCATTCGGCTCAGGTATTGGCACTGGCTTGCAGTCAAGTGGCCTAGGTTCTTCAAACCTTGGAG GCTTTGGAGCTAGCTCTGGTTTTGGATGCAGCACCACAGGGGCCTCCACATTTGGACTTGGAACAACAAATAAACCCTCAGGAAGTCTTAGTGCAG
- the NUP58 gene encoding nucleoporin p58/p45 isoform X5, which translates to MSTGFSFGSSTLGSSTVAASGSGTGGGFSFGTAASSSPSVGLSLGSLGSTAAPVTAPAPSAGFGAGLFGSKPATGFTLGGTNTGPPATTSASTAGFSLGFSKPAASATPFALPITSASAGGLTLSSALTSTPAASTGFTLSSLSGTAAAATTAPAGLSLGGALTGLGGPLFQSASTAASGLGQNALGLSLGTAAATSAAGNEGLGGIDFSSSSDKKSDKTGTRPEDSKALKDETLPSVICQDVDNLQKFVKEQKQVQEEISRMSSKAMLKVQEDIKALKQLLSLAASGLQRNTLNIDKLKIETAQELKNAEIALRTQKTPPGLQHENTAPADYFRILVQQFEVQLQQYRQQIEELENHLATQANNSHITPQDLSMAMQKIYQTFVALAAQLQSIHENVKVLKEQYLGYRKMFLGDAVDVFEARRAEAKKWQNAPRVTTGPTPFSNMPNAAAVAMAATLTQQQQPATGPQPSLGVSFGAPFGSGIGTGLQSSGLGSSNLGGFGASSGFGCSTTGASTFGLGTTNKPSGSLSAGNKSRVLTGFRKPSVIETNELGRKIQF; encoded by the exons ATGTCCACGGGGTTCTCCTTCGGGAGCAGCACGCTGGGCTCCTCCACCGTGGCCGCCAGCGGGAGCGGCACGGGAGGCGGTTTCTCCTTCGGGACCGCGGCGTCTAG CAGCCCTTCTGTGGGGCTCAGTCTTGGGAGCCTCGGGAGCACGGCAGCTCCAGTGACAGCACCTGCTCCTTCTGCTGGCTTCGGAGCCGGGCTCTTTGGATCTAAGCCTGCCACTGGGTTCACTCTAGGAGGAACGAACACAG GCCCACCGGCCACCACCTCTGCGTCCACGGCAGGCTTCAGCTTAGGCTTCAGTAAACCCGCGGCGTCCGCCACACCGTTTGCGCTGCCCATCACGTCTGCCTCGGCTGGCGGTCTCACGCTCTCGTCCGCTCTGACGTCGACTCCTGCAG CGTCCACAGGATTCACTCTGAGCAGCCTGAGTGGGACGGCAGCTGCAGccaccactgcaccagcaggccTCTCTTTAGGGGGAGCCTTGACGGGTTTGGGAGGGCCGCTTTTCCAAAGCGCAAGCACGGCAGCATCAG GACTTGGACAAAATGCTTTAGGTCTGTCTCTGGGAACTGCAGCAGCTACTTCAGCTGCTGGCAACGAAGGCCTTGGAGGCATAGATTTTAGCAGCTCATCGGATAAAAAGA GTGATAAAACGGGGACAAGACCAGA GGATAGTAAAGCACTGAAGGATGAGACTCTACCTTCTGTCATCTGCCAGGACGTGGACAACCTGCA gaaattTGTGAAGGAACAAAAACAAGTCCAAGAAGAAATTAGTAGAATGTCTTCAAAAGCAATGCTTAAAGTGCAGGAAGATATTAAAGCTCTGAAGCAGCTTTTGTCATTGGCTGCCAGTGGATTACAGAGGAACACTCTCAATATTGACAAATTGAAAATAGAAACTGCTCAG GAGTTAAAAAATGCTGAAATAGCTTTAAGAACCCAGAAAACACCACCTGGACTCCAACATGAGAATACAGCTCCTGCTGA CTACTTCAGAATCCTGGTTCAGCAGTTTGAGGTGCAGCTCCAGCAGTACAGACAACAGATTGAAGAACTGGAAAACCATCTTGCCACCCAAGCGAACAATTCACACATCACCCCTCAAG ATTTGTCAATGGCTATGCAGAAAATTTATCAAACATTTGTAGCTTTAGCTGCACAACTTCAGTCTATTCATGAAAATGTGAAG GTGCTCAAAGAACAGTACCTTGGCTACAGGAAAATGTTCTTGGGAGATGCTGTGGATGTGTTTGAAGCCAGGCGAGCAGAAGCCAAGAAGTGGCAGAATGCGCCCAGAGTCACTACGGGACCCACCCCTTTCAGCAACATGCCAAACGCAGCAGCCGTTGCCATGGCTGCAACACTTACACAGCAGCAACAGCCTGCTACAG GGCCACAGCCATCTCTGGGAGTTAGTTTTGGAGCGCCATTCGGCTCAGGTATTGGCACTGGCTTGCAGTCAAGTGGCCTAGGTTCTTCAAACCTTGGAG GCTTTGGAGCTAGCTCTGGTTTTGGATGCAGCACCACAGGGGCCTCCACATTTGGACTTGGAACAACAAATAAACCCTCAGGAAGTCTTAGTGCAG